From Streptomyces durmitorensis, a single genomic window includes:
- the scpA gene encoding methylmalonyl-CoA mutase — protein sequence MAIPDFSGVGLTPDASPEVSKEQVSKDQWRSAVKETTGKADDDLLWETPEGIAVKPLYTGADLEGLDFLQTYPGVAPYLRGPYPTMYVNQPWTIRQYAGFSTAEESNAFYRRNLAAGQKGLSVAFDLPTHRGYDSDHPRVTGDVGMAGVAIDSIYDMRQLFDGIPLDKMTVSMTMNGAVLPVLALYIVAAEEQGVAPEKLAGTIQNDILKEFMVRNTYIYPPKPSMRIISDIFAYTSQKMPRYNSISISGYHIQEAGATADLELAYTLADGVEYLRAGQEAGLDVDAFAPRLSFFWAIGMNFFMEVAKLRAARLLWAKLVKQFDPKNAKSLSLRTHSQTSGWSLTAQDVFNNVTRTCVEAMAATQGHTQSLHTNALDEALALPTDFSARIARNTQLLIQQESGTTRTIDPWGGSAYVEKLTHDLARRAWQHIEEVEAAGGMAQAIDAGIPKLRVEEAAARTQARIDSGRQPVIGVNKYRVETDEQIDVRAVDNSSVRNQQIAKLKRLREERDEAACQDALRALTAAAGRDPGPGLEGNLLALAVDAARAKATVGEISDALEASYGRHAGQIRTISGVYRTEAGSSPSVERTRTLVENFEEAEGRRPRILVAKMGQDGHDRGQKVIATAFADLGFDVDVGPLFQTPAEVARQAVEADVHIVGVSSLAAGHLTLVPALRAELAAEGREDIMIVVGGVIPPQDVPTLLEMGAAAVFPPGTVIPDAAYDLVKRLAADLGHEL from the coding sequence ATGGCGATCCCCGACTTCTCCGGCGTCGGCCTGACGCCGGACGCCTCCCCCGAGGTCTCCAAGGAGCAGGTCTCCAAGGACCAGTGGCGCAGCGCCGTCAAGGAGACCACCGGCAAGGCGGACGACGACCTCCTGTGGGAGACCCCGGAGGGCATCGCGGTCAAGCCGCTGTACACCGGCGCCGACCTCGAAGGCCTCGACTTCCTTCAGACGTATCCGGGTGTGGCGCCGTACCTGCGCGGCCCCTACCCCACGATGTACGTCAACCAGCCCTGGACGATCCGCCAGTACGCGGGGTTCTCCACCGCCGAGGAGTCCAACGCCTTCTACCGCCGCAACCTCGCGGCAGGTCAGAAGGGCCTCTCGGTCGCCTTCGACCTGCCGACCCACCGCGGCTACGACAGCGACCACCCGCGCGTGACGGGTGACGTCGGCATGGCGGGCGTGGCGATCGACTCGATCTACGACATGCGTCAGCTCTTCGACGGCATCCCGCTGGACAAGATGACGGTGTCGATGACGATGAACGGCGCGGTGCTCCCCGTGCTCGCCCTCTACATCGTGGCCGCCGAGGAACAGGGCGTGGCGCCCGAGAAGCTGGCCGGGACCATCCAGAACGACATCCTCAAAGAGTTCATGGTCCGCAACACCTACATCTATCCGCCCAAGCCCTCGATGCGGATCATCTCCGACATCTTCGCGTACACCTCGCAGAAGATGCCGCGCTACAACTCCATCTCGATCTCCGGCTACCACATCCAAGAGGCGGGCGCGACAGCCGACTTGGAGCTGGCGTACACCCTCGCCGACGGCGTGGAGTATCTGCGGGCCGGCCAGGAAGCGGGCCTGGACGTCGACGCGTTCGCGCCGCGGCTCTCCTTCTTCTGGGCCATCGGCATGAACTTCTTCATGGAGGTCGCCAAGCTCCGCGCGGCGCGCCTACTTTGGGCGAAGCTGGTCAAGCAGTTCGACCCGAAGAACGCCAAGTCGCTCTCGCTGCGCACCCATTCGCAGACCTCGGGCTGGTCGCTCACCGCGCAGGACGTGTTCAACAACGTCACGCGTACGTGCGTCGAGGCGATGGCGGCGACCCAGGGCCACACCCAGTCGCTGCACACGAACGCCCTGGACGAGGCGCTCGCCCTGCCCACCGACTTCTCCGCGCGCATCGCCCGCAACACCCAGCTGCTCATCCAGCAGGAGTCGGGCACGACGCGCACGATCGACCCGTGGGGCGGCAGCGCGTACGTCGAGAAGCTGACGCACGACCTGGCGCGCCGTGCCTGGCAGCACATCGAGGAGGTCGAGGCGGCGGGCGGCATGGCGCAGGCCATCGACGCGGGCATCCCGAAGCTGCGCGTCGAGGAGGCCGCGGCCCGTACGCAGGCGCGGATCGACTCGGGGCGCCAGCCCGTCATCGGCGTCAACAAGTACCGCGTGGAGACCGACGAGCAGATCGACGTGCGCGCGGTCGACAACTCCTCCGTGCGCAACCAGCAGATCGCCAAGCTGAAGCGCCTGCGCGAGGAGCGCGACGAGGCGGCCTGCCAGGACGCGCTGCGGGCCCTGACGGCGGCGGCCGGGCGGGACCCCGGTCCCGGTCTGGAGGGCAATCTTCTCGCCCTCGCGGTCGACGCGGCGCGCGCGAAGGCGACCGTGGGCGAGATCTCCGACGCACTGGAGGCCTCGTACGGGCGGCACGCGGGCCAGATCCGTACGATCTCCGGTGTGTACCGCACCGAAGCAGGCTCGTCGCCGTCCGTGGAACGCACCCGCACGCTCGTCGAGAACTTCGAGGAGGCCGAGGGGCGCCGTCCGCGCATCCTGGTCGCCAAGATGGGCCAGGACGGCCACGACCGCGGCCAGAAGGTCATCGCCACCGCCTTCGCCGACCTCGGCTTCGACGTGGACGTCGGCCCGCTCTTCCAGACGCCCGCGGAGGTCGCGCGCCAGGCGGTCGAGGCGGACGTGCACATCGTCGGCGTCTCGTCGCTCGCGGCGGGACACCTCACGCTCGTACCGGCGCTGCGTGCGGAGCTCGCCGCCGAGGGCCGCGAGGACATCATGATCGTGGTGGGCGGCGTGATCCCGCCGCAGGACGTGCCGACCTTGCTGGAGATGGGCGCCGCGGCCGTCTTCCCGCCCGGCACGGTGATCCCGGACGCCGCGTACGACCTGGTGAAGCGGCTGGCGGCCGACCTCGGCCACGAGCTGTGA
- the mutA gene encoding methylmalonyl-CoA mutase small subunit: MTVLPDDGLSLAAEFPDATHEQWQRLVEGVLRKSGKDVSGSAAEEALSTALEDGLSTRPLYTAREAAPDAGYPGFTPFVRGGTAAGSAAAGWDVRQRHATADPAGTNETVLADLENGVTSLWLGVGPGALPVSGIERALDGVFLDLAPLALDAGSEVGPAARELFRLYEERGIPKDTVRGTLGADPLGHEARTGERLDPAAALELARRCGEEYPHLRALNVDALPYHEAGGSAGQELGASLATAVAYLRELTEAGLTVEAACAQLEFRYAATADQFLTIAKLRAARRLWARVAEVCGAPDAGAQRQHAVTSPVMMSRRDPWVNMLRTTVACLGAGVGGADSVTVLPFDHSLGLPDAFARRIARNTSTILLEESHLARVIDPAGGSWYVERLTDELAHAGWEFFQEIERAGGQAAALRSGLIGERLAATWAKRSEKLAKRREPITGVSEFPNLTERPVERVAPPAPEASGGLPRVRRDEAYEILRSRSDAHLASAGARPRVFLAAIGPAAAHTARASFAANLFQAGGIEAVHDPVSVDATTAADAFKASGATVACLCSSDALYEEQAEAVAEALKSAGAQRVFLAGRPAEYEAVDAYVFAGCDAVSVLSSTLDHMGVA; this comes from the coding sequence ATGACGGTCCTGCCTGACGACGGGCTTTCCCTGGCCGCCGAGTTCCCTGATGCGACCCATGAGCAGTGGCAACGCCTCGTAGAAGGCGTGCTGCGCAAATCGGGTAAGGACGTATCGGGGTCGGCCGCGGAGGAAGCGCTGTCCACCGCACTCGAGGACGGGCTCAGCACCCGCCCCCTGTACACCGCCCGCGAAGCCGCGCCCGACGCCGGCTACCCGGGCTTCACCCCCTTTGTCAGGGGCGGCACCGCCGCAGGCAGTGCCGCGGCCGGCTGGGACGTACGGCAGCGGCACGCGACCGCGGATCCCGCGGGCACGAACGAGACCGTGCTCGCGGACCTGGAGAACGGCGTCACCTCGCTGTGGCTCGGCGTCGGCCCCGGCGCGCTCCCGGTGTCCGGCATCGAGCGCGCCCTCGACGGCGTCTTCCTCGACCTGGCGCCCCTCGCCCTGGACGCGGGCAGCGAAGTCGGCCCCGCGGCACGCGAGTTGTTCCGTCTCTACGAGGAGCGGGGCATCCCGAAGGACACCGTGCGCGGCACCCTGGGCGCGGACCCCCTCGGCCACGAGGCCCGCACCGGCGAGCGGCTCGACCCGGCCGCCGCCCTCGAACTGGCGCGGAGGTGCGGCGAGGAATACCCGCACCTCCGCGCCTTGAACGTCGACGCCCTGCCGTACCACGAGGCGGGCGGCTCGGCCGGGCAGGAGCTCGGCGCCTCGCTCGCCACGGCGGTCGCCTACCTGCGCGAGCTGACCGAGGCCGGGCTCACGGTCGAAGCGGCCTGCGCCCAGCTGGAGTTCCGGTACGCGGCCACCGCCGACCAGTTCCTGACCATCGCCAAGCTGCGGGCCGCGCGGCGGCTCTGGGCGCGCGTGGCCGAGGTCTGCGGCGCCCCGGACGCGGGTGCGCAGCGCCAGCACGCCGTGACCTCGCCCGTGATGATGTCGCGCCGCGATCCGTGGGTGAACATGCTGCGGACGACGGTGGCCTGCCTCGGCGCGGGCGTCGGCGGCGCCGACTCCGTGACCGTCCTGCCCTTCGACCACTCGCTCGGCCTGCCGGACGCGTTCGCGCGCCGCATCGCCCGCAACACCTCGACGATCCTCCTGGAGGAGTCGCACCTCGCCCGCGTGATCGACCCGGCGGGCGGCTCCTGGTACGTGGAGCGGCTCACCGACGAACTCGCCCACGCGGGCTGGGAGTTCTTCCAGGAGATCGAGCGCGCGGGCGGCCAGGCCGCGGCCCTGCGCTCCGGCCTGATCGGTGAGCGCCTCGCCGCCACCTGGGCCAAGCGCAGCGAGAAGTTGGCCAAGCGGCGTGAACCGATCACCGGCGTCAGCGAGTTCCCGAACCTGACGGAGCGTCCGGTCGAGCGCGTGGCCCCGCCCGCCCCCGAGGCGTCGGGCGGCCTGCCGCGCGTCCGCCGCGACGAGGCGTACGAGATCCTGCGCTCCCGCTCGGACGCCCACCTCGCATCGGCGGGGGCCCGGCCCCGGGTGTTCCTCGCCGCGATCGGCCCCGCCGCGGCGCACACCGCGCGGGCCTCCTTCGCCGCGAACCTCTTCCAGGCGGGCGGCATCGAAGCCGTCCACGACCCGGTGTCGGTGGACGCGACGACGGCCGCCGACGCGTTCAAGGCGAGCGGTGCCACGGTGGCGTGCCTCTGCTCCAGCGACGCGCTCTACGAGGAGCAGGCCGAAGCGGTCGCCGAAGCTCTCAAGTCGGCAGGCGCGCAGCGGGTGTTCCTCGCGGGACGGCCCGCCGAGTATGAAGCCGTCGACGCGTACGTCTTCGCGGGCTGCGACGCCGTGTCCGTGCTCTCCTCCACCCTCGACCACATGGGAGTGGCGTAA
- a CDS encoding GNAT family N-acetyltransferase: MIQLPPHKLPALARWFPAGSPGVASLPEHAFTTGVGTWWADRVLNPRAVAVSCAGHVLLRGAPEAVDPAGLAPFAGSHVGALARFLPVLGAAFDRIVPAERMLYVHREPVSAPQPPRSLAVRRLVGADAPALAALTDQVPDTSWIHDSWGGPEGLAASGHGWAAFDRDGRIATVACGYFAGDTYEDVAVVTAPEHRREGLALACVTALCGDIAARGHTASWSCARDNRPSRLLAWTAGFRLHREYVHYVTGRPAARPASKASASPNPKPSPKPNQDLGMKPFREPVGGRPTLAVPGSRSTPEGVA; the protein is encoded by the coding sequence GTGATCCAGCTTCCGCCCCACAAGCTGCCCGCGCTCGCTCGCTGGTTCCCCGCCGGGTCACCCGGTGTCGCCTCCTTGCCCGAGCACGCGTTCACCACCGGCGTGGGCACGTGGTGGGCGGACCGGGTGCTGAATCCGCGGGCCGTGGCCGTCAGTTGCGCGGGGCACGTCCTGCTACGCGGCGCCCCGGAGGCCGTCGACCCCGCGGGCCTGGCTCCCTTCGCCGGCAGCCATGTCGGGGCCCTGGCCCGCTTCCTTCCCGTGCTCGGCGCCGCGTTCGACCGCATCGTGCCCGCCGAGCGCATGCTCTACGTGCATCGCGAACCGGTGTCCGCGCCGCAGCCGCCGCGGAGCCTTGCCGTGCGCCGGCTGGTCGGCGCCGACGCCCCCGCGCTCGCCGCACTCACCGATCAGGTTCCCGACACCTCCTGGATCCACGACAGCTGGGGCGGTCCCGAGGGGCTCGCCGCCTCCGGCCACGGCTGGGCCGCCTTCGACCGGGACGGCCGGATCGCCACCGTCGCCTGCGGCTACTTCGCCGGTGACACGTACGAAGACGTCGCCGTCGTCACCGCGCCCGAGCACCGCCGCGAGGGCCTCGCCCTGGCCTGCGTCACCGCCCTGTGCGGGGACATCGCCGCCCGCGGCCACACCGCGAGCTGGTCCTGCGCACGCGACAACCGGCCGAGCCGCCTCCTTGCCTGGACCGCGGGATTCCGGCTCCATCGCGAGTACGTCCACTACGTCACCGGCAGACCGGCGGCGCGCCCCGCGTCCAAGGCGAGCGCGAGCCCGAACCCGAAGCCGAGCCCGAAGCCGAACCAGGATCTCGGCATGAAGCCCTTCCGCGAGCCTGTCGGCGGACGCCCCACCCTTGCCGTGCCCGGCAGCCGCAGCACCCCGGAGGGCGTCGCCTGA